In Nocardioides conyzicola, one genomic interval encodes:
- the nirD gene encoding nitrite reductase small subunit NirD, producing MTGWVPVCRLDQIEVEGGVAALVEGAAVAIFRTHDGNVYAMSNYDPCSQASVLARGIVGTRGEVPFVASPMHKQAFDLRTGQCLDDAEVRVTTYDVRVDDGLVLVGPPQES from the coding sequence GTGACCGGCTGGGTCCCGGTGTGCCGGCTCGACCAGATCGAGGTGGAGGGCGGCGTCGCCGCGCTCGTCGAGGGCGCCGCGGTCGCAATCTTCCGGACACACGACGGCAACGTCTACGCGATGTCCAACTACGACCCTTGTTCCCAGGCATCGGTGCTGGCTCGGGGGATCGTCGGCACGCGCGGCGAGGTCCCGTTCGTCGCCTCACCGATGCACAAGCAGGCCTTCGACCTGCGGACCGGGCAGTGCCTCGACGACGCGGAGGTCCGGGTCACGACGTACGACGTACGGGTCGACGACGGGCTCGTGCTCGTCGGTCCCCCGCAGGAGAGCTGA
- a CDS encoding cation acetate symporter, which produces MTLDAAPGIVAITFVTVATLMIGTWGLRFSRTTSDFFVASRTVHPRLNASAIGGEYLSAASFLGVAGLVLLNGADMLWYPVGWTAGYLVLLVLVAAPLRRSGAYTLPDFAEARLGSRGVRAACSVLVVAVGWLYLLPQFQGAGLTLRSAVGAPTWVGPVIVGAVVLANVTSGGMRSITFVQAFQYWLKLTALLVPAAVLLVVWAGDSSPRPSGAGAWSVPLASGGGSGLYVTYSLIIATFLGTMGLPHVVVRFYTNPDGRAARRTTLVVLALLGLFYLLPPVYGALGRIYAPELAVAGRSDALVLELPRIMVDGLLGEVLTGMVTAGAFAAFLSTSSGLSIAVAGVLSQDVTARVRRLGGVTAFRLSAVVAVTVPCVVALLVPNLGVARAVGLAFAMAAATFCPLLLLGIWWRGLTSYGAIAGLAVGGVSSSIAIAWTVGVSTPSGWVDALMGQPAAWTVPLALATMVVVSLATRSRVPEHADRFLVRLHTPETLELDRG; this is translated from the coding sequence GTGACGCTCGACGCCGCGCCCGGCATCGTCGCGATCACCTTCGTCACGGTCGCGACCCTGATGATCGGCACCTGGGGGCTGCGGTTCTCGCGCACGACCAGCGACTTCTTCGTCGCGTCCCGGACGGTGCACCCGCGGCTCAACGCGAGCGCGATCGGCGGCGAGTACCTCTCGGCCGCGTCCTTCCTCGGCGTCGCCGGGCTGGTGCTGCTCAACGGCGCCGACATGCTCTGGTACCCGGTCGGCTGGACCGCCGGCTACCTCGTCCTGCTGGTCCTGGTCGCGGCGCCGCTGCGGCGCTCCGGCGCCTACACGCTGCCGGACTTCGCCGAGGCGCGGCTCGGCTCGCGCGGGGTCCGGGCCGCCTGCTCGGTGCTGGTCGTCGCGGTCGGCTGGCTCTACCTGCTGCCGCAGTTCCAGGGCGCCGGGCTGACGCTGCGGTCCGCGGTCGGCGCCCCGACCTGGGTCGGGCCGGTGATCGTCGGGGCCGTCGTGCTGGCCAACGTCACGTCGGGCGGGATGCGCAGCATCACCTTCGTGCAGGCCTTCCAGTACTGGCTCAAGCTCACCGCGCTGCTCGTCCCGGCCGCGGTGCTGCTGGTGGTGTGGGCGGGTGACTCGTCCCCGCGGCCGTCCGGGGCCGGCGCCTGGTCGGTGCCGCTGGCCTCGGGCGGAGGGTCCGGCCTGTACGTCACCTACTCGCTGATCATCGCGACGTTCCTGGGCACCATGGGGCTGCCGCACGTGGTCGTGCGCTTCTACACCAACCCCGACGGACGGGCGGCCCGGCGTACGACGCTCGTGGTGCTGGCCCTGCTCGGCCTCTTCTACCTGCTGCCGCCCGTGTACGGCGCGCTCGGGCGGATCTACGCGCCCGAGCTCGCGGTGGCCGGGCGGTCGGACGCGCTGGTGCTCGAGCTGCCGCGGATCATGGTCGACGGGCTGCTCGGGGAGGTGCTGACCGGCATGGTGACGGCCGGCGCGTTCGCAGCCTTCCTGTCCACGTCGTCGGGGCTCTCGATCGCCGTCGCGGGGGTGCTCAGCCAGGACGTCACCGCGCGCGTACGCCGGCTCGGCGGCGTGACCGCTTTCCGGCTGTCCGCGGTCGTGGCCGTGACCGTGCCGTGCGTGGTCGCGCTGCTCGTGCCCAACCTCGGCGTCGCCCGCGCGGTCGGGCTCGCCTTCGCGATGGCGGCCGCGACGTTCTGCCCGCTGCTGCTGCTCGGCATCTGGTGGCGCGGCCTCACGTCGTACGGCGCGATCGCGGGGCTGGCCGTCGGCGGCGTCAGCTCGTCGATCGCCATCGCCTGGACGGTCGGCGTCTCGACCCCGTCGGGCTGGGTGGACGCGCTGATGGGTCAGCCGGCCGCGTGGACGGTGCCGCTCGCGCTCGCCACGATGGTCGTCGTCTCGCTGGCCACCCGGTCGCGGGTGCCCGAGCACGCCGACCGGTTCCTGGTGCGGCTGCACACGCCGGAGACGCTGGAGCTGGACCGGGGCTGA
- a CDS encoding FAD-dependent oxidoreductase — protein sequence MTGAERIVIVGAGMAATRLAEGLAGLDVTLLGDEPHPPYNRILLSAVLEGTHSADAIAMRMPAHLDLRLGTRVVEIHREDREVELADRGRVAYDRLVLATGSIPTLPPIRGLVRMDGRLHERVHAFRTLEDCRRLDTAAAHARNAVVVGGGLLGLQVARALSIRGLATEVVEGGEHLLRSQVGGRAGAILARDLERLGTTVYTGARAVRLDDAGLTLDNGYTLETDLVVLTAGGRPSTALARRAGLDVRRGIVVDHHLRTSDDRIHAIGDCAQHGSQVTGFVPPAWEQAGLLARHLAGEDVSYDGARTVARLRATDLDVAVLGDPERAEGQVVEVSNPVVGSHRKLVVRDGVIVAATLVGDLSRIGLITQHYDRGTVLGPREPGDLLMGERVATPMVLPDEAEVCACAGVSAGRIRACASFEDARTTTRATTGCGGCAPAVRQLLATRTLEGTTT from the coding sequence GTGACCGGCGCCGAGCGCATCGTCATCGTCGGAGCCGGCATGGCCGCGACCCGGCTCGCCGAGGGACTCGCCGGGCTCGACGTGACGCTGCTCGGCGACGAGCCGCACCCGCCGTACAACCGGATCCTGCTCTCCGCGGTGCTCGAGGGCACGCACAGCGCCGACGCGATCGCGATGCGGATGCCCGCGCACCTCGACCTGCGCCTCGGCACCCGGGTCGTGGAGATCCACCGCGAGGACCGCGAGGTCGAGCTGGCCGACCGCGGCCGGGTGGCCTACGACCGGCTGGTCCTGGCCACCGGCAGCATCCCGACCCTGCCGCCGATCCGCGGACTGGTCCGGATGGACGGCCGCCTCCACGAGAGGGTCCACGCCTTCCGCACGCTCGAGGACTGCCGCCGGCTCGACACGGCCGCGGCCCACGCGCGCAACGCCGTGGTCGTCGGCGGCGGACTGCTCGGCCTCCAGGTCGCTCGCGCTCTCAGCATCCGCGGCCTCGCGACCGAGGTCGTCGAGGGCGGCGAGCACCTGCTGCGCAGCCAGGTCGGCGGCCGCGCCGGCGCGATCCTCGCCCGCGACCTCGAGCGCCTCGGGACGACCGTTTACACCGGCGCGCGCGCCGTTCGCCTCGACGACGCCGGCCTCACCCTCGACAACGGGTACACCCTCGAGACCGACCTGGTCGTGCTGACCGCCGGCGGCCGGCCCTCGACCGCGCTGGCCCGCCGCGCCGGCCTCGACGTACGCCGCGGCATCGTGGTCGACCACCACCTGCGCACCAGCGACGACCGCATCCACGCCATCGGCGACTGCGCCCAGCACGGCTCCCAGGTCACCGGGTTCGTGCCGCCGGCCTGGGAGCAGGCGGGGCTCCTCGCCCGCCACCTCGCCGGCGAGGACGTCTCGTACGACGGCGCCCGCACCGTCGCCCGGTTGCGGGCCACCGACCTCGACGTCGCCGTCCTCGGCGACCCCGAGAGGGCCGAGGGCCAGGTCGTCGAGGTGTCCAACCCGGTCGTCGGGAGCCACCGCAAGCTCGTCGTCCGCGACGGCGTCATCGTCGCCGCCACCCTCGTCGGCGACCTGTCGCGGATCGGCCTGATCACCCAGCACTACGACCGCGGCACCGTCCTCGGCCCGCGCGAGCCGGGCGACCTGCTGATGGGGGAGCGCGTCGCGACCCCGATGGTGCTCCCCGACGAGGCCGAGGTCTGCGCCTGCGCCGGCGTCAGTGCCGGCCGCATCCGCGCCTGCGCGTCCTTCGAGGACGCGAGGACGACCACTCGTGCCACCACCGGCTGCGGCGGCTGCGCCCCCGCGGTCCGTCAGCTCCTCGCCACCCGCACCCTGGAGGGAACCACCACATGA
- a CDS encoding uroporphyrinogen-III synthase: MSEPLPLSGFRVGVTAARKVDEQIGLLERRGAAVEWAPALSLDPNQIDDEQLRASTEEVLGRPVDMFLATTGIGMKSWFAAAERWGLLPDLLTALGSAEILARGPKSVGALRRRGLRELWAPESECFEDVLEHLRGRRLDGLRIVVQEHGQSLSMVAHALRRQGADVTTVTVYRVEAAADLEPMFKLIDLVADRALDAVTFTSAPAVAALMDAAGPTGRRDELIGAFQADVVASCVGPVTAAAFEMWGVPTMYPDRSRLTAMVKQLELELPSRRLGLTLELVGGHQLLLHGDGVLLDGHEVRLSPAPAAVLHALVANPGNVVARAALLAMLPSGTAGSEHAVEMAVARLRAALGTRAVQTVVKRGYRLAVAP; encoded by the coding sequence ATGTCAGAACCCCTTCCGTTGAGCGGCTTTCGTGTCGGCGTCACCGCTGCCCGGAAGGTCGACGAGCAGATCGGTCTGCTCGAGCGACGCGGCGCCGCGGTCGAGTGGGCGCCGGCCCTGTCGCTGGACCCCAACCAGATCGACGACGAGCAGCTGCGGGCCTCGACGGAGGAGGTGCTGGGCCGGCCGGTCGACATGTTCCTGGCGACGACCGGCATCGGCATGAAGTCGTGGTTCGCGGCGGCGGAGCGGTGGGGGCTGCTGCCCGACCTGCTGACGGCGCTGGGCTCCGCCGAGATCCTCGCCCGCGGGCCGAAGAGCGTCGGCGCCCTGCGCCGCCGGGGTCTGCGGGAGCTCTGGGCTCCGGAGTCGGAGTGCTTCGAGGACGTGCTCGAGCACCTGCGCGGGCGACGCCTCGACGGCCTGCGGATCGTGGTGCAGGAGCACGGCCAGTCGCTGTCGATGGTCGCGCACGCGCTGCGGCGCCAGGGCGCCGACGTCACGACCGTGACGGTCTACCGGGTGGAGGCGGCGGCCGACCTCGAGCCGATGTTCAAGCTGATCGACCTGGTGGCCGACCGCGCCCTCGACGCCGTGACGTTCACGTCCGCGCCGGCGGTGGCCGCGCTGATGGACGCCGCCGGCCCGACCGGGCGCCGCGACGAGCTGATCGGCGCCTTCCAGGCGGACGTGGTCGCGTCCTGCGTGGGACCGGTGACCGCCGCCGCGTTCGAGATGTGGGGCGTGCCGACGATGTATCCCGACCGCTCCCGCCTGACCGCGATGGTCAAGCAGCTCGAGCTGGAGCTGCCGTCGCGCCGCCTCGGGCTGACCCTCGAGCTGGTCGGCGGCCACCAGCTGCTGCTGCACGGCGACGGCGTGCTCCTCGACGGGCACGAGGTCCGGCTCTCGCCCGCCCCCGCCGCGGTGCTGCACGCGCTGGTGGCCAACCCGGGCAACGTGGTCGCCCGGGCGGCGCTGCTGGCGATGCTGCCGTCGGGCACGGCCGGCTCGGAGCACGCGGTCGAGATGGCGGTGGCGCGGCTGCGCGCCGCGCTCGGCACGCGGGCCGTGCAGACCGTGGTGAAGCGCGGCTACCGGCTGGCGGTGGCGCCGTGA
- a CDS encoding sirohydrochlorin chelatase encodes MIRLVTVAHGTRHVAGNAVARSVTGAAGTRLGMPWVASYVELCAPSYSSVMASGEPSVVVPLLLSTGHHVRHDLDAGRALGPDPLLAAAQVARLVAAGASPGAPVVMVAAGSTDPLATRDQMLAAAYLSEQWGGPVRLATLSGVGLRPADVVTPDDAVSPYLLAPGHFADRCRAESSAAAVVADVIGAHSAVVDLVVERAVVGLAGVRSA; translated from the coding sequence GTGATCCGGCTGGTGACCGTCGCCCACGGCACCCGCCACGTCGCCGGCAACGCGGTGGCGCGCTCGGTCACGGGCGCGGCCGGCACCCGGCTGGGCATGCCGTGGGTGGCGTCGTACGTCGAGCTCTGCGCCCCGTCGTACTCCTCGGTGATGGCGTCCGGTGAGCCGTCGGTGGTCGTGCCCCTGTTGCTGTCGACCGGGCACCACGTCCGGCACGACCTCGACGCCGGGCGGGCCCTGGGACCGGACCCGCTGCTGGCGGCGGCTCAGGTCGCGCGGCTCGTCGCCGCGGGCGCCTCTCCGGGAGCGCCGGTCGTGATGGTCGCCGCGGGCTCCACCGACCCGCTCGCCACCCGCGACCAGATGCTCGCAGCGGCGTACCTCTCCGAGCAGTGGGGTGGCCCGGTCCGGCTCGCGACGCTCTCCGGCGTCGGTCTCCGGCCCGCGGACGTGGTGACGCCGGACGACGCCGTCTCGCCGTACCTGCTCGCTCCGGGGCACTTCGCCGACCGCTGCCGGGCCGAGTCGTCCGCCGCGGCCGTGGTCGCGGACGTGATCGGTGCGCACTCCGCCGTGGTCGACCTGGTCGTCGAGCGGGCCGTGGTGGGGCTGGCGGGAGTGCGGTCGGCCTGA
- a CDS encoding histidine phosphatase family protein, with protein MRLILIRHGETPSNVAGALDTAVPGAPLTPLGHRQASAIPPVLTTERISAIHASPLVRTQLTAAPLATARGLEVVVSEGLEEIAAGELEMKTDDASVAAYSDTVAAWIAGDLGATIPGGADGHAFFERYAGAVGAITAEHADDATVVAFSHGAAIRTFAARHGGPADARLLNTGAVVLEGSPYRGWVVTRWSRDPLGGAHLADPAAHDVTGDPDPV; from the coding sequence GTGCGCCTCATCCTCATCCGCCACGGCGAGACCCCGTCCAACGTGGCGGGCGCCCTCGACACGGCCGTGCCCGGCGCGCCCCTGACGCCCCTCGGCCACCGGCAGGCGTCCGCGATCCCACCCGTGCTGACCACCGAGCGGATCAGCGCGATCCACGCCTCGCCCCTGGTCCGCACCCAGCTCACGGCGGCCCCGCTGGCCACGGCGCGCGGGCTCGAGGTAGTCGTCAGCGAGGGGCTCGAGGAGATCGCCGCCGGGGAGCTCGAGATGAAGACCGACGACGCCTCGGTCGCGGCGTACTCCGACACCGTCGCCGCCTGGATCGCCGGAGACCTGGGCGCGACGATACCGGGCGGTGCGGACGGACACGCCTTCTTCGAGCGGTACGCCGGCGCCGTCGGCGCCATCACGGCCGAGCACGCCGACGACGCCACCGTGGTCGCGTTCAGCCACGGCGCCGCGATCCGCACCTTCGCCGCCCGCCACGGCGGCCCGGCCGACGCCCGGCTGCTCAACACCGGCGCGGTGGTGCTCGAGGGCTCGCCGTACCGCGGCTGGGTCGTCACCCGCTGGTCCCGCGACCCCCTCGGCGGCGCGCACCTCGCCGACCCGGCCGCCCACGACGTCACCGGGGACCCGGACCCGGTCTGA
- a CDS encoding LytTR family DNA-binding domain-containing protein, which produces MTPRPPLRVLVVDDERPALDELAYLLAAEPRVTEVVTSSSATDALRILQEGAIDAVFLDIQMPGLTGLELAQVLSRFRLPPPVVFVTAHEQHAVEAFDLRAVDYVLKPVGADRLAEAVRRVVSAVSGPAESEPARDDAQVAVERGGVTRFINRCDITHVEAQGDYARLHTATESHLLRSPLTTLEEEWAAAGFVRIHRSLLVSLPHVAEVRMDGGRCAVVVGSPGVELGVSRRHTRELRELLLASRTVGP; this is translated from the coding sequence GTGACGCCTCGTCCGCCGCTCCGGGTGCTGGTCGTCGACGACGAGCGGCCGGCGCTCGACGAGCTCGCCTACCTGCTCGCCGCCGAGCCGCGGGTCACCGAGGTCGTCACCAGCTCGTCCGCCACCGACGCCCTGCGGATCCTGCAGGAGGGCGCGATCGACGCGGTCTTCCTCGACATCCAGATGCCGGGCCTCACGGGGCTGGAGCTGGCCCAGGTGCTCAGCCGCTTCCGCCTGCCGCCCCCGGTCGTCTTCGTGACGGCGCACGAGCAGCACGCGGTCGAGGCGTTCGACCTGCGCGCCGTCGACTACGTCCTCAAGCCGGTGGGCGCGGACCGGCTGGCGGAGGCGGTACGCCGCGTCGTGAGCGCGGTCAGCGGCCCCGCCGAGTCCGAGCCGGCCCGCGACGACGCGCAGGTGGCCGTGGAGCGGGGCGGCGTGACCCGGTTCATCAACCGGTGCGACATCACCCACGTCGAGGCCCAGGGCGACTACGCGCGGCTGCACACGGCCACCGAGTCGCACCTGCTCCGGAGCCCGCTGACGACCCTCGAGGAGGAGTGGGCCGCGGCCGGGTTCGTCCGGATCCACCGCTCGCTGCTGGTCTCCCTCCCCCACGTGGCCGAGGTGCGGATGGACGGCGGCCGCTGCGCGGTCGTGGTCGGTTCCCCGGGCGTCGAGCTCGGCGTCAGTCGGCGGCACACCCGCGAGCTGCGCGAGCTCCTGCTGGCCTCGCGGACCGTCGGGCCGTGA
- the nirB gene encoding nitrite reductase large subunit NirB, with protein sequence MSPHHRRTLVVAGHGMVGHRFVQAAIERGLTETHDLVVVGDEPRAAYDRVALTSFFQVGADELSFLPTGAYDDPRVRLLTGTEVEGFDPETRTVLLSGGDVIGYDELVLATGAAPFVPPIPGHDLPGCFVYRTIEDLEAIREAAATATVGAVIGGGLLGLEAANALAQLGLETHVVEMAPRLMAVQVDDAGGATLTRHIEQLGLTVHTGAATERVLGDDRVTGLALRGTDPIDAGIVVFSAGIRPRDRLACDAGLDLAERGGVLVDERCHTSAEHVWAIGECAAPSGRMYGLVAPGYAMAEVVVDALLGGPGSFTGADMSTKLKLMGVDVASFGDAHAATEGALELVFSDAVAGIYKKLVVSADGRQLLGGVLVGDASAYGVLRPMVASGIELPDNPEDLILPAGRGVPEIELPDEAQVCSCNDVSKADIVAAAAEGGTTRAGTTCGSCKVQTKKIIEDYYASQGKVVDRSICEHFPLTRQELFDVVAVHGHRSFDQIVEAHGTGRGCDICKPAIASILASQLNGHVLDGGNRTLQDTNDAYLANIQRNGTYSVVPRIPGGEITPDKLIVIGEVARDFDLYTKITGGQRIDLFGARMEQLPAIWRRLVDAGFESGHAYGKSLRTVKSCVGSTWCRYGVQDSTQLAIDLEQRYRGLRSPHKLKGGVSGCARECAEARGKDFGVIATENGWNLYVGGNGGATPAHAQLLAGDLDRGTLLRYLDRYLMYYIRTADRLQRTAPWIDSLDGGLDRVREVVVDDALGLGSELEAAMERHVDTYFDEWQATLDDPEKLARFVSFVNAPDTPDPHITFRAERDQIAPADSAGPVSLGATIPVGAPQ encoded by the coding sequence ATGAGCCCGCACCACCGCAGGACCCTCGTCGTCGCCGGCCACGGCATGGTCGGCCACCGGTTCGTCCAGGCCGCGATCGAGCGCGGCCTCACCGAGACCCACGATCTCGTGGTCGTCGGCGACGAGCCGCGCGCGGCGTACGACCGGGTCGCGCTCACCTCCTTCTTCCAGGTCGGCGCCGACGAGCTGTCCTTCCTGCCGACCGGGGCGTACGACGACCCGCGCGTGCGGCTGCTGACCGGCACCGAGGTCGAGGGCTTCGACCCCGAGACCCGGACCGTGCTGCTCTCGGGCGGCGACGTGATCGGGTACGACGAGCTCGTGCTCGCCACCGGCGCGGCGCCGTTCGTGCCGCCGATCCCCGGTCACGACCTGCCGGGCTGCTTCGTCTATCGCACCATCGAGGACCTGGAGGCGATCCGCGAGGCCGCGGCGACCGCCACCGTCGGCGCGGTCATCGGCGGCGGTCTCCTCGGGCTCGAGGCGGCCAACGCCCTGGCCCAGCTCGGCCTCGAGACGCACGTCGTCGAGATGGCGCCGCGGCTGATGGCGGTGCAGGTCGACGACGCCGGTGGTGCGACCCTGACCCGGCACATCGAGCAGCTGGGGCTGACCGTGCACACCGGCGCCGCCACCGAGCGGGTGCTGGGCGACGACCGGGTCACCGGGCTGGCGCTGCGAGGCACGGACCCGATCGACGCCGGGATCGTGGTCTTCTCCGCCGGCATCCGCCCCCGCGACCGGCTCGCCTGCGACGCCGGCCTCGACCTCGCTGAGCGCGGCGGGGTGCTCGTCGACGAGCGCTGCCACACCTCGGCCGAGCACGTCTGGGCGATCGGCGAGTGCGCCGCACCGAGCGGCCGGATGTACGGCCTGGTCGCTCCCGGCTACGCCATGGCCGAGGTCGTCGTGGACGCGCTGCTCGGCGGCCCGGGCAGCTTCACCGGCGCCGACATGTCCACCAAGCTCAAGCTGATGGGTGTCGACGTCGCCTCCTTCGGTGACGCCCACGCGGCGACGGAGGGCGCGCTCGAGCTCGTCTTCTCCGACGCGGTCGCCGGGATCTACAAGAAGCTCGTCGTCAGCGCCGACGGCCGGCAGCTGCTCGGTGGGGTGCTGGTCGGCGACGCGTCGGCGTACGGCGTCCTCCGGCCGATGGTCGCCTCGGGCATCGAGCTGCCCGACAACCCGGAGGACCTGATCCTGCCCGCCGGTCGCGGCGTCCCCGAGATCGAGCTGCCCGACGAGGCGCAGGTCTGCTCGTGCAACGACGTGAGCAAGGCCGACATCGTCGCGGCGGCCGCCGAGGGCGGGACGACGCGGGCGGGCACGACCTGCGGCTCCTGCAAGGTGCAGACCAAGAAGATCATCGAGGACTACTACGCCAGCCAGGGGAAGGTCGTCGACCGCAGCATCTGCGAGCACTTCCCGCTGACCCGGCAGGAGCTCTTCGACGTGGTGGCCGTGCACGGGCACCGCAGCTTCGACCAGATCGTCGAGGCGCACGGGACCGGCCGCGGCTGCGACATCTGCAAGCCCGCGATCGCGTCGATCCTGGCCAGCCAGCTCAACGGGCACGTCCTCGACGGGGGCAACCGGACCCTCCAGGACACCAACGACGCCTACCTCGCCAACATCCAGCGCAACGGCACCTACTCCGTCGTGCCGCGCATCCCCGGCGGCGAGATCACGCCCGACAAGCTGATCGTGATCGGCGAGGTCGCCCGCGACTTCGACCTCTACACGAAGATCACGGGCGGCCAGCGGATCGACCTCTTCGGCGCCCGGATGGAGCAGCTGCCGGCGATCTGGCGGCGACTCGTCGACGCCGGGTTCGAGTCGGGGCACGCCTACGGCAAGTCGCTGCGCACGGTGAAGTCGTGCGTCGGCTCGACGTGGTGCCGGTACGGCGTCCAGGACTCGACCCAGCTCGCGATCGACCTCGAGCAGCGCTACCGGGGCCTGCGGTCGCCGCACAAGCTCAAGGGCGGGGTCAGCGGCTGTGCGCGCGAGTGCGCGGAGGCGCGCGGCAAGGACTTCGGAGTCATCGCGACCGAGAACGGCTGGAACCTCTACGTCGGAGGCAACGGCGGCGCCACCCCCGCCCACGCCCAGCTGCTGGCGGGCGACCTCGACCGGGGGACGCTGCTCCGCTACCTCGACCGCTACCTCATGTACTACATCCGCACCGCCGACCGGCTGCAGCGGACGGCGCCGTGGATCGACTCGCTGGACGGCGGGCTCGACCGGGTGCGGGAGGTCGTGGTCGACGACGCGCTCGGGCTCGGGTCAGAGCTGGAGGCGGCGATGGAGCGGCACGTCGACACCTACTTCGACGAGTGGCAGGCGACGCTCGACGACCCGGAGAAGCTGGCGCGCTTCGTGTCGTTCGTGAACGCACCCGACACCCCGGACCCCCACATCACCTTCCGGGCCGAGCGGGACCAGATCGCGCCGGCCGACTCGGCGGGCCCGGTGTCGCTCGGCGCGACGATCCCGGTCGGTGCGCCGCAGTGA